A part of Desulfotomaculum nigrificans DSM 574 genomic DNA contains:
- a CDS encoding transglycosylase domain-containing protein: protein MSRKNRFLLFMGFIIILNILVGCGSMAPLEPPDVPTPSRIVDANNKLITTVSQVNTIPVKLDQISPYMQQAIVAIEDDRFYQHHGIDFRGLARAMYQNLRAGQITQGGSTITQQLAKNLYLGPERTLGRKIKELYYTLQLERTYTKKEILNMYLNHVYFGQGAYGVEAAARTYFDKPAKDLTLAESAMLAGLPRAPSYYAPSTNLKGAKERQAIVLNRMVELGMISAQQARQAKAEPIEAKAKTEHFQQAPYFVAEVIKHFKQKYANGMEMLYSSGLTIQTTLDIDLQRTAERALSQVLNKFNPEINGALVAIDPKNGYIKAMVGGRDWQQSQFNRALARSQPGSAFKPFLYTAAIDAGYTAASTIMCDPVTYPQSGAPPYTPTDHGGGYHYRQFTLKEALAISDNVVAVKLADMVGPGAIIRYAREMGIESPLRSYLSLALGTSEVTPLEMASAYGTLANGGIRTKPLYILKVTDSNGRVLEEYSPKLSRVLDAKVAYIVTDMLKAVTKPGGTAAQISWQVKRPVAGKTGTTEKDTNAWFVGYSPELVAAVYVGYDDKNKKVGVTGGEIAAPIWAQFMQEGLKDVEVRDFAVPDGVVKEEICTNDGLKATPLSSRTMEAYFISGTEPKVPCLGDWWNQLGNPDQPPVESTEPPPAGVGEIGQGVETVP from the coding sequence TTGAGCCGAAAAAACCGGTTCCTTTTATTTATGGGATTCATTATTATCCTTAACATATTGGTTGGCTGTGGTTCGATGGCTCCACTGGAGCCCCCGGATGTACCCACGCCCTCCAGAATAGTTGATGCTAACAATAAACTGATTACTACTGTTTCTCAGGTCAATACTATCCCGGTAAAACTGGATCAAATATCACCTTATATGCAGCAGGCTATTGTGGCCATAGAAGATGACCGTTTTTATCAACACCATGGTATAGATTTTAGAGGATTGGCCAGGGCTATGTACCAAAATTTGCGGGCCGGTCAAATAACCCAAGGTGGTAGCACAATTACTCAACAATTGGCTAAGAACCTGTACCTGGGGCCAGAACGGACCTTGGGCAGAAAAATTAAAGAACTCTATTACACCTTACAATTAGAACGAACCTATACCAAAAAAGAAATATTAAATATGTATCTTAACCATGTTTATTTCGGGCAAGGGGCCTATGGGGTGGAGGCAGCAGCCCGAACTTATTTCGATAAACCAGCCAAAGACTTAACCTTAGCTGAAAGTGCTATGCTGGCCGGATTGCCCCGGGCCCCCAGTTACTATGCGCCCAGTACTAATTTAAAAGGAGCCAAAGAAAGACAAGCTATAGTTTTAAACCGTATGGTTGAACTAGGCATGATTTCTGCCCAACAGGCCCGGCAGGCGAAGGCAGAACCCATTGAAGCAAAGGCTAAAACTGAGCATTTTCAACAGGCCCCTTACTTTGTGGCCGAAGTTATTAAACATTTTAAACAAAAATATGCAAATGGCATGGAAATGCTCTATTCCAGCGGCCTCACCATTCAAACCACACTGGATATTGATTTGCAAAGAACAGCCGAAAGGGCCCTGAGTCAGGTCTTGAATAAGTTTAATCCCGAGATAAATGGAGCCTTAGTGGCCATCGATCCTAAAAACGGTTATATAAAGGCCATGGTGGGGGGGCGGGACTGGCAACAATCTCAGTTCAACCGGGCTCTGGCCAGGAGTCAGCCGGGTTCTGCTTTTAAACCTTTTCTCTATACGGCGGCTATAGATGCGGGTTATACCGCTGCCAGTACCATCATGTGTGATCCGGTGACTTATCCCCAGAGCGGGGCCCCGCCTTACACACCCACCGACCATGGTGGTGGTTACCACTACCGGCAGTTTACCTTGAAAGAAGCTTTGGCCATTTCCGATAATGTGGTGGCGGTTAAACTTGCCGATATGGTGGGTCCCGGTGCCATCATCCGGTATGCCCGGGAGATGGGAATTGAAAGCCCCTTAAGATCTTACCTATCTTTGGCTTTAGGCACGTCAGAAGTGACACCGTTGGAAATGGCTAGTGCCTACGGTACTTTGGCCAATGGTGGGATTAGAACCAAGCCGCTGTATATCCTAAAAGTTACAGATAGCAACGGCAGGGTATTAGAAGAATACTCTCCTAAACTTTCCCGTGTATTGGATGCCAAGGTAGCATATATAGTTACCGATATGTTAAAGGCTGTGACCAAGCCGGGAGGCACAGCAGCTCAAATATCCTGGCAAGTAAAAAGACCGGTGGCAGGGAAAACAGGCACTACGGAAAAGGACACCAACGCCTGGTTTGTTGGTTATTCTCCTGAATTAGTAGCCGCCGTATATGTAGGTTATGATGATAAAAATAAAAAAGTTGGTGTAACCGGGGGAGAAATTGCCGCACCCATTTGGGCTCAATTTATGCAAGAGGGACTAAAGGACGTTGAAGTAAGGGATTTTGCCGTTCCGGATGGGGTAGTTAAAGAGGAAATATGTACTAACGATGGCTTAAAAGCCACCCCCTTATCAAGCAGAACCATGGAAGCCTATTTTATTAGTGGCACCGAACCCAAGGTGCCCTGTTTAGGTGACTGGTGGAATCAACTGGGCAATCCTGATCAACCTCCGGTAGAAAGCACCGAACCACCACCTGCCGGAGTGGGAGAAATCGGCCAAGGGGTAGAAACAGTACCATAA
- a CDS encoding potassium channel family protein, producing the protein MKQFAVIGLGRFGSSVATTLAKMGYEVLAIDVDEERVNDIVEEVTHAVQVDALDEHALKAVGIRNFDVVVVAIGQEVQASILVTVMLKEMGVAKVVAKAQNALHGKVLERVGADKVVFPERDMGVKVAHALVSKNIMDQISLSPEYSLVEMAAPPQFVDKTLEQSGARNKFGLSILAIRRGKEMIISPGASQVIKEGDVLVVIGKSEKLQKFETVEI; encoded by the coding sequence ATGAAACAATTTGCGGTTATTGGTCTGGGCAGATTTGGCAGCAGTGTGGCTACCACTTTGGCTAAAATGGGTTATGAGGTTTTAGCCATTGATGTGGATGAAGAGCGGGTCAATGATATTGTTGAAGAAGTTACCCATGCGGTGCAGGTGGATGCCCTGGATGAACATGCCCTTAAGGCAGTGGGAATCCGCAACTTTGACGTGGTGGTGGTGGCCATTGGTCAAGAAGTGCAGGCCAGCATACTGGTTACGGTGATGTTGAAGGAAATGGGTGTGGCCAAGGTGGTGGCCAAGGCCCAGAATGCCCTGCACGGTAAAGTGCTGGAACGAGTGGGGGCCGACAAGGTAGTATTCCCGGAGCGAGATATGGGGGTTAAAGTGGCCCATGCTCTGGTTTCCAAAAACATTATGGATCAAATTTCCCTTTCTCCCGAGTACAGCCTGGTTGAAATGGCGGCACCGCCCCAATTTGTGGATAAAACCCTGGAACAATCAGGGGCCAGGAATAAGTTTGGTTTAAGTATTTTAGCCATTAGAAGGGGCAAAGAAATGATTATTTCCCCCGGTGCCAGCCAGGTGATTAAAGAGGGAGACGTTCTGGTGGTTATTGGTAAATCGGAAAAACTGCAAAAGTTTGAAACGGTGGAGATATGA
- a CDS encoding TrmH family RNA methyltransferase: protein MIITAAQNPKIKYIRRLAQRNFREKERKLVVEGVRLVEEALQSGWRTESFVYTYEAVQNERGSRLLELAQRKCAQTYQVTAHIMSQLSDTETPQGVLAVLWQPDYVLADVLPGQPPLVVVVDGVQDPGNLGTIVRSADAAGASGVLLLKGTVDIYNPKTIRATMGSLFHLPVVKAEDVDGALAYLASAGVTLIVGDPVLGEPIFKANLKVPVAIMVGNEGAGPRADLDRFKHVKVNIPMPGRAESLNVAMATSIMLYEAVRQRT from the coding sequence ATGATTATTACCGCTGCCCAAAATCCTAAGATTAAGTACATACGCCGGCTAGCCCAGCGCAACTTTCGGGAAAAGGAAAGGAAACTGGTGGTGGAGGGCGTTAGGCTGGTGGAAGAAGCCTTGCAAAGCGGCTGGCGCACCGAAAGTTTTGTCTATACCTATGAGGCGGTGCAGAATGAGCGGGGGTCCAGGCTGTTGGAGTTGGCCCAAAGGAAATGTGCCCAGACCTACCAGGTTACCGCCCACATAATGAGCCAGTTATCGGATACCGAAACACCCCAGGGTGTACTGGCAGTTCTTTGGCAACCGGATTATGTGCTGGCCGATGTATTACCCGGTCAGCCACCTCTGGTGGTGGTAGTGGACGGTGTGCAGGATCCAGGCAACCTGGGTACCATTGTACGGTCTGCGGATGCCGCCGGGGCCAGCGGGGTGCTGCTGCTTAAAGGTACGGTGGACATCTATAACCCCAAGACTATCCGGGCCACCATGGGTTCCCTGTTCCATCTGCCGGTGGTAAAGGCGGAGGATGTTGACGGGGCACTGGCATATCTTGCTTCGGCCGGGGTGACTTTAATTGTGGGCGACCCGGTGTTGGGGGAGCCAATTTTTAAGGCCAATCTTAAAGTTCCGGTGGCCATAATGGTGGGTAATGAGGGAGCGGGACCCCGGGCCGATCTTGATCGGTTTAAACACGTTAAGGTAAATATCCCCATGCCCGGCCGGGCGGAGTCCCTAAACGTGGCCATGGCCACATCAATTATGCTATATGAAGCAGTCCGCCAACGGACATAA
- a CDS encoding TrkH family potassium uptake protein, with product MAGNNGFLSDPPKVLVAGFATVILIGALLLTLPVSSANGQPTGFLTALFTSTSAVCVTGLVVVDTGTYWSTFGHLVIITLIQVGGLGFMTMAVLFWLLMGRRVTFRERLLIQESLNVIDLSGLIKLAKRVLILTFTIELAIATVLALRWIPEFGLAKGVWFGLFHAISGFNNAGFDLFGEFRSLTQYVSDPVVNLAITTDIILGGIGFTVMSDLLRWKERKRLTLHTKLTLLVTVILLLVGTLVIFFLELNNTLAPLSLSGKLWASWFQSVTPRTAGYNTLDIGALRPATLFFMVILMFIGASPGSTGGGIKTTTFGMLGLAVFSMARGKEDPEIFNRRIPKDQIYKGLAIIFLAISWIVIAVLILDITEREDFLKILFEVVSAYGTVGLTAGLTPHLSSVGQVIIIFTMFLGRLGPLTVAFALAAKQRQRKQTVRYAEERVIIG from the coding sequence TTGGCGGGTAATAACGGTTTCTTGAGTGACCCACCCAAGGTCTTAGTAGCGGGTTTTGCCACTGTCATTTTAATCGGAGCGCTGCTCTTAACCCTACCGGTTTCATCAGCCAATGGACAACCCACCGGTTTTTTAACCGCATTATTTACCTCAACCTCGGCGGTTTGTGTTACCGGTCTGGTGGTGGTGGATACGGGAACATACTGGAGCACCTTCGGGCATCTGGTGATTATCACTTTAATTCAAGTGGGTGGCCTGGGATTTATGACCATGGCCGTCTTGTTCTGGCTCTTAATGGGCCGACGGGTGACCTTTCGGGAACGGTTACTGATTCAAGAATCACTTAACGTTATTGATCTTAGTGGATTAATTAAATTGGCCAAAAGGGTGTTAATACTTACCTTTACTATTGAATTAGCTATCGCCACTGTCCTGGCCCTGCGCTGGATACCTGAGTTTGGGTTGGCCAAGGGGGTATGGTTTGGCCTGTTTCATGCCATCTCCGGCTTCAACAATGCCGGTTTTGACCTGTTTGGGGAATTTCGCAGCCTAACCCAGTATGTAAGTGACCCGGTGGTAAACCTGGCTATTACCACCGACATTATATTGGGTGGTATAGGTTTTACCGTAATGTCCGATTTATTACGGTGGAAGGAGAGGAAAAGACTTACCCTGCACACCAAATTAACTTTACTGGTAACAGTCATTTTGTTGCTGGTGGGAACGTTGGTGATCTTTTTCTTGGAACTTAATAACACTCTAGCCCCCTTAAGTTTAAGCGGCAAATTATGGGCCAGTTGGTTTCAGTCAGTTACTCCCCGTACCGCTGGCTATAACACCTTGGATATAGGTGCCCTGCGCCCGGCCACCTTGTTTTTCATGGTTATACTAATGTTTATCGGTGCTTCTCCGGGCTCCACCGGTGGCGGTATTAAGACCACCACCTTTGGTATGCTGGGGTTAGCGGTATTTTCCATGGCCCGTGGTAAGGAGGACCCGGAAATCTTTAACCGGCGCATTCCTAAAGATCAAATTTATAAAGGACTGGCCATTATCTTTTTAGCCATAAGTTGGATTGTAATTGCTGTTTTAATTTTAGATATAACAGAAAGGGAAGATTTTTTAAAAATTTTGTTTGAAGTAGTATCGGCCTATGGCACCGTTGGACTTACCGCCGGACTTACACCTCATCTGTCTTCTGTTGGACAAGTCATTATCATTTTTACCATGTTTTTGGGCCGGTTAGGCCCCTTAACGGTGGCTTTTGCCCTGGCTGCTAAGCAGCGTCAGAGGAAGCAAACAGTTCGTTATGCCGAAGAAAGGGTTATTATTGGTTAG
- the pheT gene encoding phenylalanine--tRNA ligase subunit beta — translation MRVSYNWLKEYVDITISPQELADRLTLAGLAVDAVEEVGAEIENVVTGRIIKIEKHPNADKLVVCTVDVGQPETLQIVTGATNVREGHIIPVALEGAKLAGGLQIKRSKLRGVESQGMLCSGQELGIEAKLLSPDMARGILILPEDVPIGQDAKEILGLNDFILDLDLTPNRGDALSMIGVARDVAAILKQDLKIPEPEFTEGEEKVQDLAQVDIVDQDLCRRYVARVIKGVKVGVSPMWLQNRLRAAGVRPISNIVDVTNYVMLELGQPLHAFDYDRLKNHHIIVRRAKDNEKIVSLDGVERTLNPDMLVITDEAGPVGVAGVMGGLDSEVTDQTTSVLLESAYFHPTNIRRTSKALGLRSESSMRFEKGIDINGCLRAANRAIQLMQQLAGGTVAAGVIDNFPAPITEKTILLRPQRVNWVLGTDIAREEIIDILCRLQFKVQSQNDDLLVTVPTFRPDISREIDLIEEVARLHGFNQIPETLPFGPSTQGHRTPEQQLVWDVREIMTACGFFEVVTYSFVHPRIFDMMNLPPDSRFRNVVKLQNPLSEEQTVMRTVLVPSLLEVLQRNINRRNKEGAIFEIARVFYPQQGQQLPAEVPVLAAVAIGQTPKTWNQPARPMDFFFIKGVAEQLLDTLGVAGATFSRHQDPSFHPGRCAQIKVNGEVLGVVGELHPNVIENYELPERAVALKIDLQVLAQADRPVKQYQGLPKFPAVERDLAVLVKQEVSAADMLDVIKKAGGNLLRHVDIFDVYQGTQVPQGFKSVAFSMKFQAPDRTLTDEEINQKMERITKNLTAQTGAELRK, via the coding sequence ATGCGTGTTTCCTATAACTGGCTAAAAGAATATGTAGATATAACCATATCACCCCAGGAACTGGCGGACCGGCTGACCCTGGCGGGCCTGGCCGTGGACGCGGTGGAAGAAGTGGGGGCAGAAATTGAGAATGTGGTTACCGGGCGCATCATTAAAATTGAGAAGCATCCCAACGCGGATAAACTGGTGGTCTGCACGGTAGATGTGGGCCAACCCGAGACCCTGCAGATCGTCACGGGGGCCACCAACGTGCGGGAGGGTCACATTATCCCGGTGGCACTGGAAGGAGCTAAACTGGCCGGGGGCCTGCAAATTAAACGGTCTAAACTAAGGGGCGTGGAATCTCAGGGTATGCTCTGCTCCGGTCAGGAACTGGGTATAGAGGCCAAACTGCTCTCCCCGGATATGGCCCGCGGCATTCTGATCCTGCCCGAAGACGTGCCCATTGGTCAGGATGCCAAGGAAATATTGGGACTTAACGATTTTATTTTAGATTTAGACCTAACACCCAACCGTGGTGATGCTTTATCCATGATCGGGGTGGCTAGGGACGTGGCCGCCATCCTGAAGCAAGATTTAAAAATCCCTGAGCCAGAGTTTACCGAGGGAGAGGAAAAGGTGCAGGACCTGGCGCAAGTTGATATTGTGGACCAGGATTTGTGCCGCCGCTATGTGGCCCGGGTGATTAAAGGGGTCAAGGTGGGAGTTTCCCCCATGTGGCTACAAAACCGGCTTAGAGCCGCCGGTGTTCGGCCCATCAGTAACATTGTAGATGTCACCAACTATGTGATGCTGGAGTTGGGTCAGCCACTGCATGCCTTTGATTATGACCGCCTTAAAAACCATCATATTATTGTGCGGCGGGCCAAGGACAACGAGAAGATCGTTTCCCTGGACGGTGTAGAGCGGACCTTAAACCCGGATATGCTGGTCATTACCGATGAGGCCGGCCCGGTGGGGGTAGCCGGGGTAATGGGCGGTCTGGACAGTGAAGTCACTGATCAGACCACCAGTGTGTTGCTGGAGTCAGCGTACTTCCATCCCACAAACATCCGGCGGACTTCCAAAGCCCTGGGCTTGCGTTCTGAATCCTCCATGCGCTTTGAAAAGGGTATCGATATTAACGGCTGCCTGCGGGCCGCTAACCGGGCCATCCAACTGATGCAGCAGTTGGCCGGTGGCACGGTGGCTGCCGGGGTCATTGACAATTTCCCGGCCCCCATCACCGAGAAAACTATTTTGTTGCGGCCCCAGCGAGTAAACTGGGTTTTGGGTACGGATATTGCCAGAGAAGAAATTATAGACATTCTGTGCCGGTTGCAGTTTAAGGTGCAATCGCAGAATGACGACCTCCTGGTCACTGTACCCACCTTCCGACCGGATATCTCCCGGGAAATTGACTTAATTGAGGAAGTGGCCAGGTTACATGGCTTTAACCAAATTCCCGAGACCCTGCCCTTTGGTCCATCCACCCAGGGACATCGTACCCCGGAACAACAGCTAGTTTGGGACGTCAGAGAAATCATGACCGCCTGCGGCTTTTTCGAGGTGGTGACCTATAGCTTTGTGCATCCCCGTATCTTTGATATGATGAACCTGCCGCCGGACAGCCGGTTCCGCAACGTGGTTAAACTGCAAAATCCGCTCAGCGAAGAGCAAACGGTGATGCGTACGGTGTTGGTACCCAGCCTGCTGGAAGTGTTGCAAAGAAACATCAACCGCCGGAATAAAGAAGGGGCTATTTTTGAAATTGCCCGGGTATTCTACCCGCAGCAAGGACAGCAACTGCCCGCTGAGGTACCGGTACTGGCAGCGGTGGCCATTGGCCAAACACCCAAGACATGGAATCAACCGGCCCGCCCGATGGACTTCTTCTTTATCAAGGGGGTAGCCGAGCAGCTGTTGGATACCCTGGGAGTAGCGGGAGCCACTTTCAGCCGTCATCAGGATCCCAGCTTCCACCCCGGACGCTGTGCCCAAATCAAGGTTAACGGGGAAGTGCTGGGTGTTGTTGGAGAACTGCACCCCAACGTGATAGAAAACTACGAACTTCCTGAGAGGGCCGTGGCCTTAAAGATAGATTTACAGGTACTGGCCCAGGCCGATCGTCCGGTGAAGCAGTACCAAGGTTTACCCAAGTTCCCGGCAGTGGAACGGGATCTGGCGGTGCTGGTGAAACAGGAAGTATCAGCTGCCGATATGCTGGATGTGATTAAAAAGGCTGGCGGTAACCTGTTACGGCATGTGGATATCTTTGATGTTTACCAGGGCACCCAGGTGCCTCAGGGCTTTAAGAGTGTGGCTTTCTCCATGAAGTTCCAGGCTCCGGACCGCACTTTAACAGATGAGGAAATTAACCAAAAGATGGAGCGGATAACTAAAAACCTGACCGCCCAAACAGGTGCTGAGTTAAGGAAATAA
- a CDS encoding LysM peptidoglycan-binding domain-containing protein: MPRHVVRPGDNVKSIIKKYKADLENLVLANSHIRDFERLTPGEVINIPGYTDGSLIHLEPRPLKPQLLTMLGISDRQISEHTKLYHDYINKINQIRTKLQSVNRSDVNSTHSDFRSLKIAETHAVVGYNIDWSVVNSRWMNVKTTDSVV; the protein is encoded by the coding sequence ATGCCTAGACACGTTGTCAGACCAGGTGATAATGTCAAGTCCATAATTAAAAAATATAAAGCTGACCTAGAAAACTTAGTCCTAGCCAATTCCCACATTCGAGACTTTGAAAGATTAACCCCGGGAGAGGTTATTAATATTCCGGGCTATACAGATGGTTCTTTAATTCATCTGGAACCCCGGCCTCTTAAACCACAGCTACTAACTATGTTAGGCATTTCGGATCGCCAGATAAGTGAGCATACCAAGCTCTACCATGACTATATTAATAAAATAAATCAAATTAGGACCAAACTGCAATCGGTTAACCGCAGTGATGTGAACTCCACCCACAGTGATTTTCGGTCTTTAAAGATCGCGGAAACCCATGCGGTGGTTGGTTATAATATTGATTGGTCAGTGGTAAACTCTCGCTGGATGAACGTCAAGACTACCGATTCGGTGGTATGA
- the pheS gene encoding phenylalanine--tRNA ligase subunit alpha, producing MEQRLRQLAEEALNALKGANTPDELNVIRVKYLGKKGEVTQVLRGMGALPAEERPRIGQIANEVRQQIEAALEARNQAVKEAQKAKQLAAETLDITLPGYRFDLGKLHPLTQVLQEMESIFMGLGFSIAEGPEIELDYYNFEALNLPKDHPARDMQDTFFINPEVLLRTHTSSVQVRTMEKTVPQVPVKVICPGRVYRRDDDATHSPMFHQVEGLVIDKHITFADLKGVLATFARQMFGPSTRTRLRPSYFPFTEPSAEVDISCVMCKGKGCRVCKGSGWLEILGSGMVHPRVLEMSGYNPEEVTGFAFGMGVERIAMLKYGIDDLRLLFDNDLRFLAQF from the coding sequence ATGGAGCAAAGGTTAAGACAATTGGCCGAGGAAGCATTAAATGCTTTAAAGGGTGCCAATACCCCCGATGAGCTAAATGTCATCAGGGTTAAATATTTAGGCAAAAAAGGTGAAGTAACCCAGGTTCTAAGGGGTATGGGAGCGCTGCCGGCGGAAGAAAGACCCCGGATCGGGCAGATTGCCAATGAGGTTAGGCAACAAATTGAGGCGGCCTTAGAAGCCCGCAACCAAGCCGTGAAGGAGGCCCAAAAGGCCAAGCAGTTGGCCGCCGAAACTTTGGATATCACCCTGCCGGGATACCGGTTTGATCTGGGTAAGTTGCACCCGTTGACCCAGGTGTTGCAGGAAATGGAGAGTATTTTTATGGGCCTGGGCTTTAGCATTGCCGAAGGTCCGGAAATTGAATTAGACTATTATAATTTTGAGGCCTTAAACTTACCTAAGGATCACCCGGCCAGGGACATGCAGGACACCTTTTTCATTAATCCCGAGGTACTGCTAAGAACCCACACCTCCTCGGTGCAGGTAAGGACCATGGAAAAAACCGTACCCCAGGTACCGGTGAAAGTAATTTGCCCCGGCCGGGTGTACCGCCGGGATGATGATGCCACCCATTCACCCATGTTCCACCAGGTAGAAGGTTTGGTAATTGATAAACATATTACCTTTGCCGATTTAAAAGGGGTACTGGCCACCTTTGCCCGACAAATGTTCGGCCCGTCCACCCGTACTCGGCTGCGTCCCAGTTATTTTCCCTTCACAGAGCCCAGCGCCGAGGTGGACATCTCCTGTGTGATGTGTAAGGGCAAGGGCTGCCGGGTATGCAAAGGCAGCGGCTGGCTGGAGATTTTAGGTTCTGGTATGGTGCATCCCCGGGTGCTGGAGATGTCCGGCTACAACCCCGAGGAAGTTACCGGTTTTGCCTTTGGCATGGGAGTGGAGCGGATTGCCATGTTGAAATACGGTATTGATGACCTGCGGCTGCTCTTTGATAATGACTTGCGTTTCTTGGCTCAGTTCTAA
- a CDS encoding cell wall hydrolase, which translates to MNRKYRKIAGMLAIVLAVTSGLVGVAAAAGETGNGAGDLDCSVADPDRSCSELSYTVHKGDTLSQICRDFNVSIGNLMRANNLKSTTIYPGQKLIIPEASVTAFGMALSRGVSRDEIKLLARLIHAEARGETFEGKVAVGAVILNRLASPEFPNSISEIIMQRDGGVYQFSPVQDGSINLEPDEESTRAALQALMGYDPSGGALFFYNPKVAKDKWIRTLPVVTRIGNHIFATKI; encoded by the coding sequence ATGAACAGAAAGTACCGTAAAATCGCCGGTATGTTGGCGATTGTATTAGCCGTCACATCCGGGTTGGTTGGTGTTGCGGCAGCAGCCGGTGAGACTGGCAACGGTGCAGGCGACTTGGATTGTAGTGTTGCGGATCCAGACCGATCGTGCTCAGAACTTAGTTACACTGTGCATAAAGGTGATACCCTCTCTCAAATATGTAGGGATTTCAATGTGTCTATTGGTAATCTAATGCGAGCCAATAACCTCAAAAGCACAACGATTTATCCGGGGCAAAAATTAATTATCCCGGAGGCCAGTGTAACGGCCTTTGGTATGGCCCTCTCACGGGGGGTCTCCAGAGATGAAATCAAGTTACTGGCCAGACTTATTCATGCCGAAGCCAGGGGAGAGACATTTGAGGGTAAAGTGGCAGTCGGAGCAGTGATATTGAACCGACTGGCCAGCCCCGAATTTCCAAACTCTATAAGTGAAATTATCATGCAACGTGACGGCGGGGTGTATCAATTTTCGCCTGTACAAGATGGTTCAATTAATCTTGAACCTGATGAAGAATCAACCCGAGCAGCTTTACAGGCTCTGATGGGTTATGATCCTTCCGGAGGGGCGCTATTTTTTTACAACCCGAAGGTCGCAAAAGATAAATGGATTAGAACACTTCCTGTAGTTACCCGTATTGGTAATCATATTTTTGCCACTAAAATATAG
- a CDS encoding DnaD domain protein, giving the protein MSQTNGRVLKKEFDATNMTVYFGSAIFTSGMTGIPNLFLKYYRDAGITDSEMMLIIQLIRLRNEERQLMPSLETLAGCLAADPMLIERQIKNLLDKKVIGITKYIIDDEGTVVEGYDFEPLVFVISEIWALNQKRELDMIAEKINAAGVNAQPTFNNESGMVLSSREQDLCHTFENEFGRLLSPMEVEQIIAWLEEHQVELIFEALRQAVMRGKHNFKYIGSILLEWKKNNLKTLEEVNEYQRRFKENRAKQNQRKVDTVTTNRIDQKKKTLMRSMYS; this is encoded by the coding sequence ATGTCGCAGACAAATGGAAGGGTGCTCAAAAAGGAATTTGATGCTACCAACATGACCGTTTATTTCGGATCAGCTATATTCACCAGTGGAATGACAGGCATCCCCAATTTGTTCTTAAAATATTACCGGGATGCCGGAATCACTGATTCCGAAATGATGCTTATTATTCAATTAATCAGGCTGCGTAATGAAGAACGTCAATTGATGCCCAGTTTAGAAACCTTGGCTGGCTGTTTGGCTGCTGATCCAATGTTAATAGAAAGGCAAATTAAAAATCTCTTGGACAAAAAGGTAATCGGTATTACCAAGTATATTATCGATGATGAAGGCACAGTAGTAGAGGGTTATGATTTCGAGCCACTGGTATTTGTGATTTCCGAAATATGGGCCCTCAATCAAAAACGCGAATTGGATATGATTGCTGAGAAAATTAATGCTGCCGGAGTAAATGCTCAACCCACTTTCAACAACGAAAGCGGGATGGTTCTGTCATCCAGGGAACAGGATTTATGTCATACATTTGAAAATGAATTTGGTCGGCTGCTTTCCCCCATGGAAGTTGAGCAAATCATAGCCTGGTTGGAGGAGCACCAGGTGGAGTTAATATTTGAAGCACTAAGGCAAGCGGTTATGCGGGGCAAACACAATTTTAAATACATTGGCAGTATTCTTTTGGAATGGAAAAAGAACAACTTAAAAACACTGGAAGAAGTAAATGAGTACCAGCGCCGGTTTAAAGAAAACAGAGCCAAGCAAAATCAGCGGAAGGTGGATACGGTAACCACTAATCGGATTGACCAGAAGAAAAAAACTTTAATGAGGTCTATGTATAGCTAA